The Chroicocephalus ridibundus chromosome 3, bChrRid1.1, whole genome shotgun sequence genome includes the window ACGGTGTTGCTGTGAGAGTAATCACAACAACAATTGTGTCTTCATGACATATGCTGTGTGAAAAATTTCTAGGGCTCACCTTAAAGAGTATCATTCTAAATGAATGGAGACCAAACTATTTTGACTGAATTGATAATTTGTTACACTGAAGGCTAGATAGCACCATAAAATTATATGTCTGTGCTGGGCCACAGAAAGGATTGTAGTCTCTTCCTTCATTGCAGTTTCATGATCTCTGTAAATGCTGGACACAAATGTTGTTTATATATGTGGATGGACAGCATCCAAACCTTTGCCCCATAGGCAAGAGTAGATGAGAGGACAGCAAAGTGTCAGAGGTGAGCTAAGAAACATCTTCTTTATGCACCAACATACAACAACTGGATGTCTTtgtattttaatcttttctgaacAGTCTGCTGCAGTATGGAGTATGCCGTTTTTACATGGAATTGGGGAATCTTGTAGAATATTTACTGGATATACAAAGccacttttgtttcctttaataCATGATAGAACCTGACGTCTCAGCAGTGTACCCTATGAGCTATGTATTAAATGCAGTCTAGTTTGATGTTTTGTATCTTTTTGTTCTTAGatttctcaggtttttttcactctcttcctttcagaaactTGTCTCATTTTATCATGGGAAGCCACATGGCAGTTTTATTTGGAGACAATTTCTAGATCCAGAAGTTAcctaagaaaacattttcttagtcTAGAAAGCTTACtaaagagaaaaaggcaatgCAGTAGAACTGCAATTACAGTCATAATTTTTCAAGGCTGTTATGGAAGCAACAGAATGTTTTATATAGGTTACCTTAAATCTTTGTGATTTGCAGAAGCTCTATAGTCATGTCTGTAAAGGTACTCACCTTTgagggaaataaatgttttatccTGTTTGACCTGAAGGTACTTTTCccaaaatttgtcttttcttagGGGAGTTTGTATAGTCTTAACAGCACTTGCACTGAGTCTGGCAATTTTGGCAAGGCTAACATCACGGGAGAAATAGAGTTTGCCATAAGATACATCTTCAAAGCTTGCATCTTAGAAATTTGCATCAAGGGATGCAAGAACCTGGCTtatggagaagagaagaagaaaaagtgtaACCCGTAAGtagagaaggagaaataaataaggaaaatattctgtttttaaGATACTTGTGTATGTTGTGATTGAAATTGATTGATATATGATGGTATGCCCATGTTAGCACCTTCAGAACATCCAAAATTTATACCAGCCCTTCTTACATATACACACTGCAAGACAAATAGGTTTCATACCAGTGCTTATTCCGTTCTAACCATTTTCTGCTAGTAACTGTCTCTTTCCTTGCCTGTGACCAGGGAGATGGGTATCTATGTTGCTGATGAGCACCTCTGGATCTCAAGAATAGCCGTTCAGATTTTAGCTCTCAAGTTGTGTCTGCAAAATTAATACATATGTGGCTAAAACGTGAGATGTCATGTTCCTAATTCATCTGCTGACTCACTGTGGGTCACTGGGTGATTGTTACACAACTTCTGTGCTTCCATCTTCTGTAATAAGAATAGACATTTCAGATACTGcaatatgttttaaaatctaaAGCTGTTTAATAACTATGTATTATTGTAAGAGGAAGAAATACCTACTTCTGTGGATAAAATATGCCATAGAAATGTTTGGTTGGATAGTTAAGCCTTGGTGGTTTGTCTGTTTATTACTAAACGATCCTCTCTGACCATGCAGCAACCATTCATAGAAAATCACCAGGTAGAATAACTACCTACCTGTTCTGGCCCCTGCTGTCATGCCATGTTTGAACACTGGAGTGACCACATTGGAATTGTGGAGGTGCAGTCACCATCACCCAGAAGGAATATGGCTTTTGCGCGTCTTGCAAAGGTTGTGCGTAAAGACGAGCTTGGTGACAGAAGGAGCCTTGCTGGAACAGCAGCTCGTGAAGCAGGGCAGTTTGAGAGCACTTCGGAAGTGGGTCAAGGTTCTTTAAGTCTCAGTAATTAAGCCAGGCAAACAGGTCCAGGAAGCCTGAAAGGCAATGTGGGAAGTGCTGTATAGAGAATATTATGTCTCTATtggtatatatttatatatttctgttgGTTTCCAGGCCAACAGAAGAAGTACAGTCAGTGTACTCACTTAACGCACTTGCTGAAAAGCAgacttttaactgctttttaaaacctgTTGAATTATTTAGCTTGTTGACTGGTTTGATGTCTGACTGTctggtttttaattaaattgatCTGGGGTGATGGAGTAAGAAACTAAAACTCCTACTACCcgaatattttaaaaaggtagtTTTACGTATGGATGAGTTTGGAATGAATAGGGAAgatgttggactaggtgatctgaaaggtcccttccaacctgggcaattctatgattctatgtttaaaTTCTGCACTGATGATATCAGCTACAGCTGATTTTATTTACCCAGTAAGTTAATCAAGAGTCTGttttaaaattggtttaaaaCATAATACCTGAGATAAATACaacaaataccatttaaaaatatttagtattatGTTAACAATCACTCCTTTCCCTGCCAACCTGTGAGCCAGCAGTCTTTATTGCTAATACTCTTTAGTTCTGAAGCCATAACACAAATACAGCCCACTGAATTCAGCCCACTGAATTCATATTAAGGGGAATACTTAAATATTATTGTTCATGTGATCTACACATGAGAAACTGTGGGTAGGAGTCATTGGTGCTTGATATTGGTCCAACTTGgcttctagaatttttttttggtgattttctttCAATCAATGTTAGGGAAATTTTGAGCACTGTAGACACTCTCCCATTTTCACTCTAGTGGCTACAAATTAGAATTTGTGAGTTGTGAgttattatgtattatttatatgATTAGACCTTTTTTTGCTACATGGTACTTTGTGTTGTAAAGATGAGGTATTTTCTTCATGAAATGAAGCAGCAATGATCCTAAAGTTGATTGAGTcgattttttttggtctttgagCACATAAtatgctgtttgttttcatcaTAAAACTGTTAGTACAACTGACAAGGTTGTGGCTTGGTGGCTATTTTATCAGATGCCaagagtatgaaaaaaaaagattcctattcttttcctttcccagttaGAATAGAATTGAAACACATTAGCCGAATGATATACAGGGATCATTATAGTCTGTCTGCTTTTATTGAGAAAGGATATAAATCacaattttccattttattgcttGGAAAATTATAAAGTCAATAAAATTGtttaagaattaagaaaaaactcCTCTCatctaattaatttttcttcttagtttggttctcctccccttctccccgtCACTTTCCATATATCGTTCTCTCTATCTACAAGGTATGTTAAGGTTTATTTACTTCCTGATAAATCTCCTCGGAGTAAGCGGAAGACAGCTGTCAAAAAGAGCACTGTGGATCCAGAATTCGATGAATCTTTGAAGGTACTGGTTTAGATTTTGTATCACTAAGTGTACTTTTCCATGGTAATGCCTCCTTCTGCAATGTAAAATCCTGCAAGCTCAGAATTGTCCTGGTAGGGGCAAATCTAGGAGTCATTgacaacaataattaaaaaaataatgtttttcagtcCAAATaagagaaaatgcttttggaGGTACAAATAGTAAATTGCGAACCATCAGAAGAGTCTGCCTTTGTCCATGAAAACACTTTTAATGAATTCCAGTGTTCCGAGTTACCATGTGGCAAAAGCAAAGTGTCTTCCATAGACACTTTGTGCATTCAGGAACTGGGTGTATTGCAGAGCAGTTAGTGTTTTAGACAAGTTTCCCTTTCAACTAATATCCCTTTTGTCGGTGCCACCTGGGAGTGTCTCTCTATAGTTAGCTGAACACTAACTGAATTCCACCACCTCTAAAACGTTGTCTGCTTCCTTTTCCCCGTGCAACTGATGTCAGGCAATCTGTAGTGTCTGATTTCAAACATTAATAAACCCACCAGAGAACAGTAGTTATGATTTTAATTCCTTAATGCCTTGCAATATTACTTCTTGCATCCCTGTAAGAACTTTGTGTAGAAAACAGGAGCTGTTATTCGCAGTTCATAGACACTTAATGAAATGTGACGCTGAAGCTGAGTACCGTCAGCTGGGAGGGGCTGGATTAGTTTGGTTGTTCCCAGCTCCAGTTTTGTACTCGGATCACTACGAACCCATCTTTTTGTGTGCATcagcaagctgcagcagcacatAAGATGATGACCTCTTCAGTAATGTATTGTCTTGGAAAAGATATGAAACAAGGTTAGTGGAGGGACAAACTTGTATTGTTGCTCCTTGAACTACAGAAGAGTTTCAGTTACCCCCATCTCTTGGTGTGTACGAACATCAAGAATTTGTAGCAAGTGAAACAGGCAAAATGTTTGAAAAGACCATTGTTAAAATttgataacaacaacaaaaaatttgtATAAAATGTATGTGATGGCCATGTATCCCAAAGTATGTATGTAGGGTTTAAGTTGGGAGAAAAAAGAGCCTGGAGTTGGAATAACTGGTCCTAATTTTATAGTCCCTTTTCAATGCCAGAGCCATGCAGAACTGataaagggagagggagggcCATGCCTGAATTGGCTGCATGAACACTAAAGGTAGTTTAGTTAGAAATCTTTTAAATTAGTTTAATTATTAGTTCGTTCAGAGTAGCAGAAATGGTCAAAAGACCACCACAGTGCTAGTGCAGGTCAACTGTATCATGACACTGAGATCCTGCTCAGTGGGATTCATCTGCAAATTAAGGCACCTGCATTTAGGTGGCTGTATGTATGTAAGTGCTCTTGAGAATCACTGGGCGTGATTTGCCCTAAAGCCTACACCCAGCTTGTGATTCAGCAGCTTAAATGTGGGTAGCGATGCCCTTGTCCATGCCTTCACCTCCATTTTTCAGTCCATGTGGGTGCAGGTCACTTGCAGGCTGGATATCACATTTACCAGTCTCATGTAGGTGTATTAGATACCCAACAATGTCTCAAAGGTTTCTTACTATGTTTCAGGAGTGGATCAGGGCTCTAATTAGTGGTCAGCTGAATTACTTCCTTGCCCCTAGTGACTGCATTGGGTAGATGTCCACTTACTAGAATGGAAATTTTAGCATCTTCGCTAAGTGTCCTAATCTTGAACTGACCTCCAGAGCAGCCAAATTCTGCTGGGACTGTGAAacgcaaatataaaaaaaaaaaaacccagaaaaaaatggTCAAGGATTTAAAGTGCCGAATCAACAATCAACATCTTTAACAAGGCAGGCCAAGGTATTCCTGGAATGTTTTTTCATATTTGGGTGAGCATTATTTAGCATTTAAGTAGTGGGGTAATAGGCAAATTACAAAGCACATTCAGACAACATGGTTCTGTCTGCATCCAGATGCCGTCAGCCATGTGGCTGGGCTTCCTTTGAGCAGGTTGTGAGCATAGGCCTGTGTTCATCCTGTGTATTGCTGTGTAAATGTTGTTTATCTTTCTAGTACAAGATTGAATACTCACAGCTGGGAAGTCGGCAGCTTCAGATATCTGTGTGGCATGCAGGAGCACTCAAATACAGGGTGTTTTTGGGGGAAGTGGTGATTCCGCTGGCAGCATGGAATTTCGAAGATAACTCGATGCAGTTGTTCAACTGGTACCAGCTCAAACCCAAGGTGATTCTTAGTTTTTGTGCTTGTATCTCAAGAGCAGGATGTAGTGAAAGCTAAGAAAAGATCTCCGTTCTGAGGTCATTGAAGGAAAAATGCTGCCAATCCAGTCCATTAGGAAGATGTGTTGCAAACGTAAACAATCTGTGAGAGCAATGTGGAATAGAATGATTACAGTAAAGCAGATTTCTGTATGTCCCTTTCTTCAGCTTGAAAAGCCTGAAGACGATCTTGTCCAGTACAGCGGCGAACTCCTCGTGTCTGCAAGACTGTCAGTACCAGCCCAGTATAAAAATTTCCAGTTCGAAGGTATAAATCGTTTCAGTACACATGAATCCTTTGGCTAGAAAATAATTGAGATCAGTGAAGGACTGACAATATGTTCATATAATATTCCTGTATGGCATTGATAAACAGCTACTGCAAATAGTGGTTTTTGGTGtgctatattttaaattaattgaaatacagacatttgcCAACTtcatctttttgttctttttaatgccAATGAAAGCTGCACATTATAATGACAGCAGTATGATGCATCCAGCTGTTTGGCTGGACAGCTTGTGCCTGTCGTGGTGTTGCCAGTAGATCTTATTCTGGAGGAGATGCAGCAGTTTTACTGCCCAAGGTGGAGACTGCCAATTtaggaaaaagggagaagggaaatggCTGCAAGGGTACCAGACCGGCACCCTTGGCTTCCTCCAGTGGTCTCATTTTAGAGAGGTTGTTTCACTTGGAAGATGTTAGGTTCAAAATGTACAGTCAGGATCCAGTTTTTGGTAATGAAAGACTTGTGAGGTACATTAAGTATTGCTGTAGTGTCTGAGCAAGCACCTGCTGGTGGAATAAAATAAACACTTGGGGAGGGCAGGGATAGGACAACCTCACTTTCCTTACTTCCCTGGATCATAGTGACGCATGCAAACGTTCAGAGCTCTAGTGGCGTCTGCGTTCAGGATCACAGCAACAAGTAGAGACCAATAGAAAGATCTAATTAGCTGTTACATTAATTTTGtgcccttttcttttccagatgacCCCAAAGTTACCAGCttgctttcttccatttttcctccctgtgcAAGCCCGTGTACTGCGTCTCTGCTCTGTAACTAGAGCTTTAATAGTGGAGCGGTATCACACTGTGGGTTTGGCTGTTTCTCCTGcttctggctttgtttcagaaaaacacTCCTGTGGTACTGCCCTGTGTTTACTTTTCACAAATACAACAGAAAGCTCTGTGTTTGGAACAGGCATCACAAAGCGACCTGCTCcttattgcttgctttttttgtgtgtgaatcaTACACGGTACAAGCAGGTTGAAATCTGTCAAACGATCCTAATATAGCGCTAGGAGTCCTTATCGCAGTAGTACTGCTTAGTCATTTTCCTACTTAGTTATAGCAGCATCTCAGGCTAGCAGCTGAGATAACTGGTTATTTAATGTGATGAGTTCtcctgtttcaggaaaaaaagatgaaggagTTCCTAACTGCCAGCTTCAGGTTATGATATCTGGGGCCAAGAACTTGCCTTTGCTGAGATCTGCTGGAGTGCCCAACTCGTTCGTTAAAGGGTACGTATGAGCCCTAACACTTCAAATAGCACACGGTCTGTGCAAAGGTAAGTATTAATGTGTTCTCATCAGGAGACTGGCATGTGGAAGTGGCATTGTCCACACTCTCACTCAGACTTCCTTGTAATGGTGACATTTGGCTGTCTGCCCAACAGCAGCACTCAGCAGGGCAGTGACGGGTCCCACCTGAATGGGCTGTTTGGGTCCTGAATGAACTCCAGAATTTACTGATGTCATTAAAATTTAGAGTTCACTAGTTTAAAAATCTGCTTGTAGCTAttaggagaggagaaaaaagtgcAAATCATGAAggtattttcatttctattttcagctgTGCCTTTGCAGAATGAAAAACAGCTTTGCATATATTGAAAAGGAAACTTTTATCCTCTTCATTgtagacattttaaaaagaggaGGGACTGAGTTTTTCTTCAGTGCACTGAGTAGCTTGTATGTGGGCTCACTTTACTTTCTTACTGTCAGGCATCTGATGCCGTTGGAACTGTGATACTGGGGTACACTTAAAACATCTCTTAAAGCCATTTCAGCTGCTGTGGCACCTATCCTCAGTGAAATGGGTGAGCATTTTATCTACTGAAAGGCAGgttttgggcagtgttgggtaaCAGAATGGGGAGTAAAGACTCCCTCAGCAGTCAgtgacagcaaaacaaaagcagatcaGAAGAGCCTACTTGCACCGCGCACACACTGAAGGCAGACAGGAAAAGGAGCAAGTCCCAAAATAAACACACTGGGCACCATGTTCTGCCTTGCACTTAAGCTGAACTTTTTTGCTATTTAAGGCAAACCAAAGAGTCATAGTTGATTATTGCAAATGTTCCATTTTCTGGTTGAGCAATCACTAACCTTGCTGAACTCTCATTGTTTTTGGGAAGTTGTCTTATCCTTCCAGGCCAAGCAGAGGTGAAGCGAAAGACTCCTGTCCTGAAGAAAGAAGCCTGTCCCCAGTGGAAACACTTGTTTGCCTTTGATGGTGTTACCCCAGTTCAGTTACAGCAATCGTGCCTACACTTGACTGTCTGGGAGCAGTCAGCTTTCAGCTCAAGTGATCAGTTCCTTGGAGGCGCCAAGCTTGGTGCAGGTAAGTTCTTTATCACTAAAAATTGAAGGTAATTTGGGAAAGAGTTCATTTAGTTTACATTCTAAATAATAACATTTACACTGTACTATTTATTACCTGCTGTCGTGTGCCTGCACATATAGCCGCAGGCCCTGTCCAAAGCAACTTGCAATCTTGGGCTTTGATCCTGCGAGAACTGATGCATGTGTTGTAGTTCAGATCTGTGCAGAAGCTCAAGGGTGTTAGGGGGAATTTTCAGGAAAGCCATGTGGCAACTTTTAGGGCCAGAGCCTGGCCATGGTAAGACAGGCACAGAAAAGCTGGGTGGAGGCTACTCagctagagatttttttttcttatttttttttaagacttgttcCTTGAGCTGTCTTTCTAAGAATTGGCTACTCTGAACTACTGTCTCATCAAAAGGAAGCACAAGAACTAATGATCTAGTAGACTCCAACCTTCCGTATATTTGTGCTTATAATTTGACACGCACAAATCAAGCCAATTAATGGGAGATACAGAAAGTGAAACTTGTGTGTGTCTGAGTTTTGGGCTCTGTTCTACCATAGCAAAGAGCCCTCTTTCTCAAGTCTGAGAAACCGTCTGCTCACTGAATAGGCGCGATTTAACTGGTAGTTGAGCAAGGAAGCATTGTCACTTGAAGACTGCGCAGAGAGACTGGAGTCTCTCACCCGTCTTCCCAGAGAATAAGTGCTTTGGTTTCAGTATTTGAGATGAAAGGCTCAAAGAGATTGAGGCGCTGTCATGGTGTCACATGCACTTCAGAGGCGTATTATCACTAGTAACAAGTCAGTGCTGTGCAGGCTTCCTCCTGAGCTTCTTTTGATTGTCCTACCCAGCGTTTTCCTTTCTGCTAGAGCAGGGAATACCTGATGCCAAGTGACGGAGACTATCCAAGCCCTAAGCCTAGCAATGCGTTAAAGTCACTGGAGATGAACTGAAGCAGGAGGCTTTGTGCCATTCTGCTATTTGTAGTGTGCacacctgctgctctgcttttaaGTCATACAACCAAAAAATTGTTCTTTGCTGCAGGCTGAGCATGATCCTACTTTAACAGGATGTAAATAATGCTTCAAAAATATAACTACAGTTTATTGCAATTAATGCCTTTGGAGGTACAGAACAGCTGAAATCACTGTAGAAGTGGGAGAAGCAGGTTGGTTGTTATGTAGTCAATTGGGCCAGAAGTCAGGGAAGCGAAAAGTAACCCTGTgacctttccttttgctttcttgcagAGGAATCGTTTGGCTGCACAGACCTTGCTTCTCCATCAGTGCGGCAATGGCAGGAAGTGCTCCGCAACCCAAACACGTGGACGGACTTCACACTTGTACTGCATTCAAATAAGGAAAACTTTAAATCATGAGAGATTACCACACAACAACTTTTCCTTCCCCATGTCTGATGTTTTAAATTCAAGCGGCACATGCCTTTCAGCTCTGGGCAAAGGTGCACTGCAACAGTACCTACTCCATCTTTTGGGGAATAGAGTTATGCATTTGAAAGTATGTGATGTTCTGAAGGTTTTGTTTCTCCAAGAGTTAAGGCTTTGTTATCTGTGTCTGTAGCTGCAGTTTAAGGTTAGTATTGTTTCTTCAGGAGCGGCAAATACAGTATGCTGACAAGGCAACAGTAGCCAGATAATATGCAGGTTTCCATTTCTGGGCACGCCAAACTGTAATTATTAAATTTAATCATAGATAAGCTTTCTCTCTAAGAAGTAAGGAGGGTATATGCTTTCACTCTGATCTTGATATTTTATACATGTTCAGAGAGAATTGAAAACTAGCTTATCTTTACTTGCTGCAGATGGGTGATGTTGACACCTCCATGCTTCAGACTTACGTACAGTAGCAGTATTATTTCACATGATCCTAAAAAGCTCTGGCCTGTGGCCACATGCCTTCCAAATGCGTGCTCTATCATGGAGCTTAAAACCAGGTAAATGTATAAATTCTCCCTCAGTAGGAGTGTGGCACAACAGCTAATAGAGTAAGTGTGGTTGTA containing:
- the SYTL3 gene encoding synaptotagmin-like protein 3 isoform X1, with the translated sequence MACEFNLNFLKGLEREAVLEVLYRDQMVRKTEEERIRKLNLQLQQLRWKGARNVSHEYQERCCARCQKSLGLLMNRGAVCNGCSHRVCSECRVCLNPCLWKCTVCYAHGDVKVKAGEWFFEERAKKYPGEGRHETVGAKLLKSYQKLSKISVVPPTPPPFTESSAGSNMAVNELRQSKSFNKSVENLFLSLTTHIKKISKSQNDMADRRLLTTDYGQNMERRKQRRSQSDTAINLTSRIKSTPSLQQLITSAQNDSGILTKRNCKEEEDMTTSPTSDAVFCDGRKHGSLYSLNSTCTESGNFGKANITGEIEFAIRYIFKACILEICIKGCKNLAYGEEKKKKCNPYVKVYLLPDKSPRSKRKTAVKKSTVDPEFDESLKYKIEYSQLGSRQLQISVWHAGALKYRVFLGEVVIPLAAWNFEDNSMQLFNWYQLKPKLEKPEDDLVQYSGELLVSARLSVPAQYKNFQFEGKKDEGVPNCQLQVMISGAKNLPLLRSAGVPNSFVKGCLILPGQAEVKRKTPVLKKEACPQWKHLFAFDGVTPVQLQQSCLHLTVWEQSAFSSSDQFLGGAKLGAEESFGCTDLASPSVRQWQEVLRNPNTWTDFTLVLHSNKENFKS
- the SYTL3 gene encoding synaptotagmin-like protein 3 isoform X2; the encoded protein is MACEFNLNFLKGLEREAVLEVLYRDQMVRKTEEERIRKLNLQLQQLRWKGARNVSHEYQERCCARCQKSLGLLMNRGAVCNGCSHRVCSECRVCLNPCLWKCTVCYAHGDVKVKAGEWFFEERAKKYPGRHETVGAKLLKSYQKLSKISVVPPTPPPFTESSAGSNMAVNELRQSKSFNKSVENLFLSLTTHIKKISKSQNDMADRRLLTTDYGQNMERRKQRRSQSDTAINLTSRIKSTPSLQQLITSAQNDSGILTKRNCKEEEDMTTSPTSDAVFCDGRKHGSLYSLNSTCTESGNFGKANITGEIEFAIRYIFKACILEICIKGCKNLAYGEEKKKKCNPYVKVYLLPDKSPRSKRKTAVKKSTVDPEFDESLKYKIEYSQLGSRQLQISVWHAGALKYRVFLGEVVIPLAAWNFEDNSMQLFNWYQLKPKLEKPEDDLVQYSGELLVSARLSVPAQYKNFQFEGKKDEGVPNCQLQVMISGAKNLPLLRSAGVPNSFVKGCLILPGQAEVKRKTPVLKKEACPQWKHLFAFDGVTPVQLQQSCLHLTVWEQSAFSSSDQFLGGAKLGAEESFGCTDLASPSVRQWQEVLRNPNTWTDFTLVLHSNKENFKS